A single bacterium DNA region contains:
- a CDS encoding HD domain-containing protein gives MSSELQELLKYSEQDAVNKLLNDVVDKLRRGHYTSEGLSGDTLDTVVDAVKSFTEQQVGLKKKLTRIGSALSAERNLDALLEMIVVEAMNFTNADGGTLYIKTHDEKGIAFKILQTRSLNFKMGGTSGKAIPFPPVKLFKDDGSRNEQQVSAHVALSGKTVNIADVYEVEGFDFQGTKAFDKNTGYRSKSMMVVAMRNHEDEIIGVLQLLNATDTGGNVIAFSSDYQELIESLASQAAVAITNTQLIHDLSALLDSFIQVIASAIDEKSPYTGGHIRRVAELTQEIARGLSNSNEEKWQPFVMNEDEHNELRIAGWMHDIGKITTPEYVVDKATKLETIYDRINTVLAKFEIFKRELELEHLKQIQKLSSSRAKDKKAKIAQLEKEFADRLKQVDDDASFIKVSNIGGEFMEQGKIDRLMKIAEQKIKMEGNELPLLTENEVHNLSIKRGTLTDDERIVIQNHVVLTIKMLQKLPWPKKLSRVTEWAGGHHEKLDGTGYPNGLKAEQLSTPARIMAVADIFEALTAADRPYKPGKKISECIKILLFMVKDNHIDKDIVDFFIKSGMAQEYAKRELKDYQLDTFTYDGKEYDCRK, from the coding sequence ATGAGTTCTGAACTCCAAGAGTTACTAAAATACTCGGAACAAGACGCGGTCAATAAATTATTGAACGACGTAGTGGATAAGTTACGCCGCGGCCATTATACTTCCGAAGGCCTGAGCGGGGATACACTCGATACCGTCGTTGATGCCGTCAAGTCCTTCACCGAACAGCAAGTTGGCCTGAAGAAAAAACTTACACGGATCGGATCCGCGCTTTCCGCAGAAAGAAACCTGGATGCCCTTTTGGAAATGATCGTTGTGGAAGCCATGAATTTTACTAATGCGGACGGAGGAACTCTCTATATCAAAACACATGACGAAAAAGGCATCGCGTTTAAAATATTACAAACCCGTTCACTCAATTTCAAAATGGGCGGTACCAGCGGAAAAGCAATTCCATTTCCGCCCGTTAAACTTTTTAAGGACGACGGTTCACGCAACGAACAGCAAGTTTCCGCGCATGTCGCTTTGAGCGGAAAGACCGTTAATATTGCGGATGTCTATGAAGTGGAGGGTTTTGATTTTCAGGGAACAAAAGCTTTTGATAAAAACACCGGTTACCGATCGAAATCCATGATGGTGGTTGCAATGCGTAATCATGAAGATGAGATCATCGGCGTTTTACAGCTTTTGAACGCGACCGATACAGGCGGTAATGTAATCGCATTTTCGAGCGATTATCAGGAGTTGATAGAATCTCTGGCTTCACAGGCAGCGGTGGCCATCACCAATACGCAGCTCATTCATGACTTGAGCGCCCTCTTAGATTCCTTCATACAAGTTATCGCGAGCGCAATCGACGAAAAGTCACCCTATACCGGCGGCCATATCCGCCGTGTTGCGGAACTCACGCAGGAAATTGCGCGCGGTCTAAGTAATTCTAATGAAGAAAAATGGCAACCCTTCGTTATGAACGAAGACGAGCACAATGAACTCCGGATCGCAGGGTGGATGCACGATATCGGAAAGATCACGACGCCGGAATACGTGGTTGACAAAGCCACGAAGCTCGAAACGATATATGACCGCATCAACACTGTTCTCGCGAAATTTGAAATTTTCAAACGTGAATTAGAACTTGAGCACCTGAAGCAAATACAAAAACTGTCATCATCACGCGCAAAAGACAAGAAAGCAAAAATTGCTCAACTGGAAAAAGAATTTGCTGACCGTCTAAAGCAGGTTGATGACGACGCGTCCTTTATCAAGGTTTCAAACATCGGCGGCGAGTTTATGGAGCAAGGCAAGATTGACCGCCTCATGAAAATTGCGGAACAAAAGATCAAAATGGAAGGCAACGAACTGCCGTTACTGACAGAAAATGAAGTACATAATCTTTCGATCAAACGCGGTACCTTGACCGACGACGAACGGATTGTCATTCAGAACCACGTTGTGCTTACGATCAAGATGCTTCAGAAACTTCCATGGCCGAAGAAGTTGAGCCGCGTGACAGAATGGGCGGGCGGACACCACGAGAAGCTTGACGGTACGGGTTACCCGAATGGACTTAAAGCGGAACAATTATCGACACCGGCGCGTATCATGGCTGTGGCAGATATTTTTGAAGCGCTGACCGCTGCGGATCGTCCTTATAAACCCGGCAAGAAAATTTCCGAGTGTATCAAAATCTTATTGTTCATGGTCAAAGATAACCATATTGATAAGGATATAGTTGATTTCTTTATTAAGTCCGGTATGGCTCAGGAATATGCAAAACGTGAATTAAAAGACTATCAGCTTGATACGTTTACCTATGACGGTAAAGAATACGATTGTAGAAAATAG
- a CDS encoding biotin transporter BioY translates to MNAPKIRAMSIDDSLLKQFIAVTIFSLLTAAGAWIEIPLPFTPVPITLQTVFVILAGASLGAKRGALSQIMYLFYGICGLPVFAGGASSFIQLLGPSGGYLLGFPVAAFLTGLLVSREKSFYWNLGACIIGSLPILLIGSLQLNILIGGNLTEAFKLGFIPFIAGDFIKCVLAAAAFTASKKIMSK, encoded by the coding sequence ATGAACGCACCGAAAATTCGCGCTATGAGTATTGATGATTCATTATTGAAACAATTTATCGCCGTGACGATTTTCTCGCTATTAACGGCAGCCGGCGCATGGATAGAAATTCCGCTTCCGTTTACCCCGGTTCCCATTACATTGCAGACGGTATTTGTCATTTTAGCAGGCGCATCGCTCGGTGCGAAACGCGGCGCTTTATCACAGATCATGTATTTATTTTACGGTATATGCGGATTACCTGTATTTGCCGGCGGCGCAAGCAGCTTCATACAACTCCTCGGACCCTCCGGAGGATATCTTCTGGGCTTCCCGGTCGCCGCATTTCTTACCGGATTGCTCGTCTCGCGTGAGAAGAGTTTCTACTGGAATTTAGGCGCCTGCATCATCGGTAGTCTTCCGATTTTACTTATAGGATCATTGCAATTGAATATTCTTATCGGCGGTAATCTTACGGAGGCATTTAAGTTAGGTTTTATTCCTTTCATCGCCGGTGATTTTATCAAATGCGTTCTGGCCGCAGCCGCATTCACTGCATCAAAAAAGATTATGTCAAAATAA